A genomic segment from Oncorhynchus clarkii lewisi isolate Uvic-CL-2024 chromosome 12, UVic_Ocla_1.0, whole genome shotgun sequence encodes:
- the LOC139423213 gene encoding junctional adhesion molecule 3B-like isoform X1, producing the protein MYGQTEHCIDSKMALTRLACILVLLSTHCYFNVLAVILKTTNDAPWANEFESIELSCLIESISTKNPRIEWKKIKDGEPSYVYFEKKISGDLEGRAMIREPATLVITNATRSDSASYRCEVSAQTDLKSFDEILINLVVRVKPVVPKCAVPKSVPVGTAAELRCVEDQGFPKSQYQWFRNKEEIPDDPKTSPKFINSSYTLNTETGTLKFSAVRMNDSAEYFCRAKNDAGHSECGPQTMEIYDINIARIILGVLVVVLLCITVGLCFAYKRGYFASQKQTGNNYKAPAKGEGVDYVRAEDEGDFRHKSSFVI; encoded by the exons GCTACTTCAACGTATTGGCAGTAATACTGAAAACAACGAATGATGCGCCATGGGCCAACGAGTTTGAAT CTATCGAATTGTCCTGTTTGATAGAGTCCATCTCCACAAAAAACCCAAGAATCGAATGGAAGAAAATTAAGGATGGGGAGCCCAGTTATGTCTACTTTGAGAAGAAAATCTCAG GAGATTTGGAGGGCAGAGCAATGATCAGAGAGCCTGCGACATTGGTGATAACCAACGCCACAAGATCAGACTCAGCCAGTTACCGTTGCGAGGTCAGCGCTCAGACTGACCTTAAATCCTTTGATGAGATTTTGATCAACCTCGTCGTAAGAG TGAAGCCAGTGGTGCCGAAATGTGCTGTCCCCAAATCGGTGCCTGTAGGGACGGCGGCAGAGCTGCGATGCGTGGAGGATCAAGGTTTCCCCAAGTCTCAGTACCAATGGTTCCGCAACAAGGAGGAAATCCCAGATGACCCCAAGACCAGCCCTAAGTTCATCAACTCCTCCTACACGCTCAACACCGAAACAGGCACCCTG AAATTCAGTGCTGTCAGAATGAACGACTCAGCAGAGTACTTCTGCCGAGCAAAGAACGACGCGGGCCACTCAGAGTGTGGACCGCAGACAATGGAAATCT ATGATATCAATATTGCCAGGATCATCCTGGGAGTGCTGGTGGTGGTGCTATTGTGCATAACAGTGGGCCTCTGCTTTGCGTACAAGCGTGGCTACTTCGCCAGCCAGAAACAGACTGGAAACAA TTACAAAGCACCAGCCAAAGGAGAAGGAGTGGACTACGTCAGAGCCGAGGACGAG GGCGACTTCCGACACAAATCTTCGTTTGTCATCTGA
- the LOC139423213 gene encoding junctional adhesion molecule 3B-like isoform X2: MTTSCEQSNMGGYFNVLAVILKTTNDAPWANEFESIELSCLIESISTKNPRIEWKKIKDGEPSYVYFEKKISGDLEGRAMIREPATLVITNATRSDSASYRCEVSAQTDLKSFDEILINLVVRVKPVVPKCAVPKSVPVGTAAELRCVEDQGFPKSQYQWFRNKEEIPDDPKTSPKFINSSYTLNTETGTLKFSAVRMNDSAEYFCRAKNDAGHSECGPQTMEIYDINIARIILGVLVVVLLCITVGLCFAYKRGYFASQKQTGNNYKAPAKGEGVDYVRAEDEGDFRHKSSFVI; encoded by the exons GCTACTTCAACGTATTGGCAGTAATACTGAAAACAACGAATGATGCGCCATGGGCCAACGAGTTTGAAT CTATCGAATTGTCCTGTTTGATAGAGTCCATCTCCACAAAAAACCCAAGAATCGAATGGAAGAAAATTAAGGATGGGGAGCCCAGTTATGTCTACTTTGAGAAGAAAATCTCAG GAGATTTGGAGGGCAGAGCAATGATCAGAGAGCCTGCGACATTGGTGATAACCAACGCCACAAGATCAGACTCAGCCAGTTACCGTTGCGAGGTCAGCGCTCAGACTGACCTTAAATCCTTTGATGAGATTTTGATCAACCTCGTCGTAAGAG TGAAGCCAGTGGTGCCGAAATGTGCTGTCCCCAAATCGGTGCCTGTAGGGACGGCGGCAGAGCTGCGATGCGTGGAGGATCAAGGTTTCCCCAAGTCTCAGTACCAATGGTTCCGCAACAAGGAGGAAATCCCAGATGACCCCAAGACCAGCCCTAAGTTCATCAACTCCTCCTACACGCTCAACACCGAAACAGGCACCCTG AAATTCAGTGCTGTCAGAATGAACGACTCAGCAGAGTACTTCTGCCGAGCAAAGAACGACGCGGGCCACTCAGAGTGTGGACCGCAGACAATGGAAATCT ATGATATCAATATTGCCAGGATCATCCTGGGAGTGCTGGTGGTGGTGCTATTGTGCATAACAGTGGGCCTCTGCTTTGCGTACAAGCGTGGCTACTTCGCCAGCCAGAAACAGACTGGAAACAA TTACAAAGCACCAGCCAAAGGAGAAGGAGTGGACTACGTCAGAGCCGAGGACGAG GGCGACTTCCGACACAAATCTTCGTTTGTCATCTGA